ATGTATTTGTGGCACATCAGAAGAAACATTATAGATGGTACACCTCATGAAACATGTGAGCTTTCAGGAGTGTCTTGAATGTATGCAGTGATATGGAATCTATGATGTATTCGAAAGTTTGTTCCAGATTCTGAGGCCCTATACAAAAAAAGTGATCTATCGGCAAAAGAGACATAATTGGTTCTGGAGTGAACGTTTTAGTCGTGGGGTCCCACTTAGAAGTGAAGTTGACCGGCGGGCCGTTTGCACGCAAAGACCCTTGACCCACCGCACACTGCATCACCCCACTTGCCGGATCTATCCGGCCTTACATGCAGAATGACGCAATTCTCACCTTCTGTACCTGTAGGGTCACCTGTTTTCCAAGTAGGCGTGAAGTAATACGCTTTCTGGTCATCCCCGTAGCATGTACAACTGGTAGTGGCGTTTGAACTTGTGACGCAGTTAACCCACGATGCTTTCGCAGTTTCTGTTCCGGTCTTAAGAAAATCTGCCAAGAACGCGTTCTCTGCCTGGGAGCGAGGAGCCGCCATAACGGCACCTTTCTTTGCACAAACTTTCTGTGCATCTTCAAAATTAGCTTCTCCGGTATTAACCATGTAGCACGCTCGTTCCCATTGCTTCCACCCACTTGAGCAACTGCCGATCACCATAGCCGGGCAGTCGCCCCAGACCATAGGGCACCACTGCGATAGAGCAATCACAGTGACAAGGGCAGCAAGGCATATTGTTAGCTTCATGGTCTATAGCATAAAACTGAGTTTCAAACTGTACTGGCATAAGCTGTATGATGTTTAGAATCGGTCTGTTCTTCTCGAAAGTGGTGTTGAATGTGAAGAAATGTTCACTAATATTCAGCCAAGATTCGGTGTAACTcctcgagagaaaaaaaaggttgttgaatgtgcagatttttttttctaatatttcCAGCCAAAATTGGGTCTTTACTCCTCGCAAAAGCCGCGAGTGTGACGAAATGTTTTATAAAACTCAGTGCGAGTTTTTACCGACAGTGACACATTAATTTCCGTTGTGCGTTGGGTGAAATTACGGCAAACAATAAGGTACAAATTGATGTGTTTTAAAGCCTAGTTCCATCAACTCAAAATCCTCATTTATAGCGAATGTCCAACGCGAGGTGGCGATTTCAACCACTTGTAGCTGGTTTTACACTTTTGTCCTTGCAGTCACCAAGATAATTTCAAGCAATAGTCTAGCTG
This region of Asterias amurensis chromosome 22, ASM3211899v1 genomic DNA includes:
- the LOC139954076 gene encoding pulmonary surfactant-associated protein D-like, translating into MKLTICLAALVTVIALSQWCPMVWGDCPAMVIGSCSSGWKQWERACYMVNTGEANFEDAQKVCAKKGAVMAAPRSQAENAFLADFLKTGTETAKASWVNCVTSSNATTSCTCYGDDQKAYYFTPTWKTGDPTGTEGENCVILHVRPDRSGKWGDAVCGGSRVFACKRPAGQLHF